In Streptococcus gallolyticus subsp. gallolyticus DSM 16831, the sequence ACTGGTGACCGTGGTTTTGCCCCTGTCGATTATGATGAGGTAGATTCTACATTTGGTACTTGGGATGATGTGAAAGGCTTGGGTGAAAACTATTATCTTATGTTTGATTTCATGATTAACCATATTTCTCGTCAATCAAAATATTACAAAGATTATCAAGAAAAACACGAAGCTAGTGCTTACAAGGATATGTTTCTTAACTGGGATAAATTTTGGCCAGAAAATCGTCCGACACAAGTTGATGTGGACTTGATTTACAAGCGTAAAGACCGCGCACCAAAACAAGAAATTCATTTTACAGATGGTTCGGTTGAGCATTTGTGGAATACATTTGGTGAGGAACAAATTGACCTTGACGTGACAAAAGAAGTGACCATGGATTTCATTCGAAAAACCATCAAACACCTAGCAGAAAATGGATGTGACCTCATTCGTCTAGATGCATTTGCTTATGCAGTTAAGAAATTGGATACCAATGATTTCTTTGTGGAGCCAGACATTTGGGAATTACTTGATAAAGTGCGTAGCATTGCAGCGGAATCTGGCACAGAATTGCTTCCAGAAATTCATGAGCACTATTCAATCCAGTTTAAGATTGCTGAGCATGACTATTATGTCTATGATTTTGCACTTCCAATGGTGACGCTTTATAGCCTATATAGCAGAAAAGTTGACCGTTTGGCAAAATGGTTGAAAATGTCGCCGATGAAGCAATTTACAACGCTTGATACACATGATGGAATTGGTGTGGTTGATGTCAAAGA encodes:
- the gtfA gene encoding sucrose phosphorylase, whose amino-acid sequence is MGIQNKTMLITYSDSLGKNLKELKQNLDKYFGEAVGGIHLLPFFPSTGDRGFAPVDYDEVDSTFGTWDDVKGLGENYYLMFDFMINHISRQSKYYKDYQEKHEASAYKDMFLNWDKFWPENRPTQVDVDLIYKRKDRAPKQEIHFTDGSVEHLWNTFGEEQIDLDVTKEVTMDFIRKTIKHLAENGCDLIRLDAFAYAVKKLDTNDFFVEPDIWELLDKVRSIAAESGTELLPEIHEHYSIQFKIAEHDYYVYDFALPMVTLYSLYSRKVDRLAKWLKMSPMKQFTTLDTHDGIGVVDVKDILTDDEIDYTSSELYKVGANVKRKYSSAEYNNLDIYQINSTYYSALGDDDKKYFLARLIQVFAPGIPQVYYVGFLAGKNDLDLLEKTKEGRNINRHYYTNEEIAEEVRRPVVQALLKLFTFRNQSAAFDLDGSIDVEILDENTLVITRRNQGSSVVAEAQINLKELSYAVKENGEEVTFL